One window of the Nothobranchius furzeri strain GRZ-AD chromosome 3, NfurGRZ-RIMD1, whole genome shotgun sequence genome contains the following:
- the ogna gene encoding osteoglycin, paralog a, with the protein MRCLLFTCMLLLWLAAASASGSDPDPQLRQRSTSGRQMDGYLSRVLELRREKRSLPPADEPDGGPDASDRVDLPTCLKCVCLSRSVYCEDVSPDMTKVPPLPKETSYLYARFNKIRKISRNDFGDTVTLKRIDLTGNMISEIDDGAFSKLTLLEELSLAENKLVKLPTLPAKLTSFNANSNLLKTKGVKATIFTKLTNLANLYLADNQLDAVPHIPESVRILHLQNNNITDVNKDTFCKSNDTYYLRLSLSEVRMDGNPVELSKFPDSFTCMKILPVGRYR; encoded by the exons ATGAGGTGCCTCCTGTTTACCTGCATGCTGCTTCTGTGGCTGGCAGCCGCCTCGGCCAGTGGGTCTGATCCCGATCCCCAGCTGAGACAAAGATCCACATCTGGCAGGCAGATGGACGGATACCTCAGCAGGGTTTTAGAACTACGAAGAGAAAAG AGGTCGCTCCCTCCTGCTGATGAGCCTGATGGTGGCCCAGACGCAAGCGACAGAGTTG accTTCCCACATGCctgaagtgtgtgtgtctgtctcgcTCGGTTTACTGTGAGGACGTCAGTCCAGACATGACCAAAGTTCCCCCTCTGCCAAAAGAAACTTCTTACCTGTATGCACGCTTCAACAAGATCAGAAAGATCAGCAGGAATGACTTTGGAGACACCG TGACTCTGAAGAGGATCGACCTAACCGGGAACATGATCTCAGAGATCGATGATGGTGCTTTCTCTAAGCTAACACTTCTGGAGGAACTGTCTCTGGCTGAGAACAAACTGGTCAAACTTCCAACACTTCCAGCCAAACTCACATCCTTTAATGCAAACAGCAACCTCCTGAAAACCAAGGGTGTAAAGGCCACCATCTTCACG AAGCTAACCAACCTGGCTAACCTGTACCTGGCTGACAACCAGCTGGATGCTGTTCCACACATTCCAGAGAGTGTTCGAATCCTACACTTACAG AACAACAACATCACTGATGTCAACAAAGACACCTTCTGCAAGTCCAACGACACCTACTATCTCAGACTCAGTCTCTCTGAAGTGCGAATGGACGGGAATCCAGTGGAGCTGTCCAAGTTCCCCGACAGCTTCACCTGTATGAAGATTCTGCCAGTTGGACGGTATCGTTGA